The following nucleotide sequence is from Polyodon spathula isolate WHYD16114869_AA unplaced genomic scaffold, ASM1765450v1 scaffolds_1145, whole genome shotgun sequence.
ACGCCACTGTGACTTCTGACAGCAGCAGATTTAGTGCAAGCTAGAAACAAAACCATACATGGGAAAGTCCACTGCCTGATTCAGCAGAGTAAGATTTATGAAATCTGGTCTCGACAACGCACTACTGGATTGCTACACAGGACTATATTTTTAAACCAATGGTAAGCAGTGCTATAAGCAGTAACTTCTACTTTCAGATGTATGACACAGCAAGTTTCCAAAATGGCATCATTCTCCTCAGGGAAGGGTGGAGTGGCTATAAAAACAAGAGCTGGGGGACACAACACTAGATTTATCCAGCTCAGATGTAGTTTTCCATCCACGGATTGCAATCACCTACCAGTAACAAGTATAGACACGACAACAATCAACTGCAGAGCTCCAATTTATATGAACATACTGATacagagggaacacaaagccactttttcaagaACAGTGGCTTAAAACCTGGTTcaaggagaccgggagacctagtctgagggtgtgtctcccctggtgtgccatgcagtggcctgaaacctagtctcctgaagccAAATGCCAAGttacaaagtggctttgtgttccctcagcttaacaggCAAGTCCAGTCATACCAGAAGAAAATCACTAAGGGTTACAAATCTAGTTTTGAAGTATTTCCTCAAGACATAATAAATGTGGCTGAACACAGAGAGATGGTCCGCTCCCCACCTCTGTCCGAACATCAGGGTGGACTTGGTTTCAGCTTCATTGTAGACAGAAGGGGAGCAGCAGATGACGATGGTGGTTCTGCAGTTGCCCCCCAGAGAGTCTTGGAGAATACGGGTCATCTTGCTGTCTCTGTATGGTACATGGGTTTTCTAGGAAATATATTAGCACAGTGAatacaaacaacaataacaatgtgACCCATCCTCAACCCCTATGTATATGTTTTAGCTCTTGACAACAATTTttatcaccccccacccccctggctGGAAACGGTTTCCCTGTCACTTTCTATTTGAATGATCTTAGAAGGGTAATAACTGAGCTAAATATATCTTGTAAGTCAAGCTTCCTCTATTGAACAGTGGTGCAGATAACGCAGAGGTTAGATATGAGAAGAATGGCATCAGTGCTCAAGTGGCTTAgtgaaaacactgaaaaagacttacAGTCCAAATGGTCGTCATTGAATTGTATACATTTCTATCGCTTTTGTAACCCTATACTACTGAGATTTAGGATTTTTCATTTGGGCAAGTCCCACGTCTCACTGTATCTGATATCTGGGGCACAAAATGAAGAAGCTTATTAAATAGATTCCTCTCTGCACTGTTACCTTGGCAACCAGTGGACTCGCCCATCAAATACTTTATTCAGACAGCAGTATGCTAAAGGGCCAttccatgaaaatgtaaaaaatgtaaaactggacAAGTAATCAATATTAAACTACTGGCAAGATCCTTAGTACACCTTTGctatcacacacaaacacacaccacccctCAAGAAGCAAGCAAAAGGTGCAAACATTACCACACTAGGATTCAAAACGCATGATGCAACGGAAAGTACTTTTAAGGTGGATCACTGAATAGTCCGATAACTTACAGTCCCTTCTGCCAGTGCAGAGATGACATTGCCCAGAGCAGACAGAGACTTGTTGATATTTTTAGCTTCATCTAGAACAGCTCCTTCTGCTCCAGTCTTGCTAACCTGAAGAACACAGAAAACAGAGAGTGCAGAGGATTAGTCAGAAAGAACTTACTTCTGTAAGAACATACATCTCCTCCACACCCACATCACACTGAGCCAATGGGCCTTTTATGTGCATTGCcatgtgtttaatgtattaaaacaataaagctCACTCCCATAAAAATGAACACTGTGAATACAGACCCTTACCATTGCTTACATGGACCCTTCAGCATTATGTTATAGCTTTTGAAACTTTTAATACAGAGGCAATGGCTACAATAGACACAGCGGGTGAAGATAAAGGCTTACCTTCTCGCTACCAGCCAAGTCTACCAGATAAAGCTTCCCGCACAGCTTCTTCTCTGTCTCCACGTTCTCTTGTTTAATATTAATCAAGAAGATGCTGTGGCTCCTAGAGCTGTGTTCATTCATATCTGTGTGGGGAGAGTAGGTTGAGTATGAAATTGGGTCCAACAGCATTCTGTTGTAAAGCCCaaacaaagaaatgcaacacaATCATGTAAATCACTTTAACTTGGTGTGTACCATCATTACCCTTTCCACATCGCCCTCTTACAGTATGTGAGGTAGACACAGTCTAGCCGCACTAATTGTTGCACCACAAGCTTGCAGTGACTTTCAAACTGAAGTCAGTTTAGAAACTCAAGCATTGTTTCACTTGTAGTCATTTAAATCACACATTATATACACAGCAACTAATAACTTTAAGTCACAGCATGTTGTGGCACAATGGGCAAAACAACACTCTATTTGCAGCTATCTAAACAAATAATTGTAAAGGGATGGTGCTAACTCTTTTCTCCACTCAACATCAGAGAGATGTACGCGAGGGATACATACTTGTAACAGCAACGTGCCGATTGGCTTTTCCTTCATCAATAACATCCATCACCTCCTCGGGACTGGAGACAAACCTCTCTGTGCAGCCCTACCAAAGAATCATCAGAGAATAGGTTTTGCAAACTGAAGATATATATGCAGTGcacagcatttaaaataacaacaacaacaaaatactggTATAGCATGTTATATTTGTGTCATGTAAACAAAGTTACATTGTGCAacagatttgttttctgtttgttattttatttggaattaaattaattagttttttttttttttctagtaataatatttgttatatttctttaGAAATAAACAAGGGGACAATGCAGGGATGTTCGGTAACAGGATCACCCTTTGTCATCTCACCTTCACATATGGAACTCTGTTTTTGTCTTCATGTACAGCTAGGTTGGTCTTGGaaactacaaaaacacacagatataAGTAATGGTACCAGTGAAAGATCACAATATCCCCCCTAAACCACTGTGAATGAATGGGAAGCTCTTCAATAGGCAGACATTATCAAATAAACTGTTTAtaagcaaaatataaaataactgtgCTAGGGGTCTGAACTACTTACCATCTAGCAGGTCTCTAATTTTGTCCATGTAGATCTCAAAATAAGAAACCTAGTGGGGGAGAGAAATGGGAAGTTAATCattcagtttctattttttaaaacaggccTATCAAAGTCACCTACAGTAACACCCTAAAATCAAACCCACTAAGCAATTGCATTTTTGTGAGCATCAAGCATGTTTTTAATAAGGATTATAACAGGTAAGTAAGGCATTGATACAGATCTGAAAAATCATCCACTAAAGATAAAAATAAGCAGCAGTTATCATACAACGGAATGATCTGAAAATCTGCCCCTAGATAGTGGTCTGGTCTAGACTTTCTGCAACGCAGGCAAATCAGCAGTTGCATGGTCCCATCGTGTAAAGAGTTAGATTAaaactaagatttaaaaaaagagaggtaCAATTAGGTGCATCGATGTCCCTCTGTTTCTGAAGAGGAGCATATGGTACATTATTAAAGTATATATAACCTATTgtcaaaaatacatgatttcatACTCTAATGCTAGATTTAATAGAAATTccttgacaaacattttgactaaataTTTTTCAGATCCTATTGTTGAGTATTTTATAGTTATAGAATTACAGTATCCAGCAAATTCTACTAACTAATGCTAGAATTATGTTGGATATTCCAAGTTCTAACCGATGTGTGTAACGCTACTATTTAGAGAATTTGAACTTTTCCTAAACTCTGCTGCTAGCGGCACTTAGCAAAGGATGATTCTAAGTGACAGTTTATTTTCAGTCTTTAGTGGGCAGCTGTGTCAGAGCCGTTTAGCCCTGCTGTTTGTTGATAACTGCCTCAGCCCTCACACACCCCTTGCTGGACCAGACACTTTATATAAGCCATCAGTCTGCATTTACCTTGATGTGGAACTCTAGGTTCTCATCCATGGAGTAAATGTGATCAAAGATGTCGTGTGAGATTCTAGGAATGATTCCCATCAGCTGAGGGTTATGCAGCTTCCCCTGGAAAAAAAGGggtttatattaaattattaaaggaAAACAACCGTCTGCAAAAAGAGGAGTCTGTGGGCGTAACAGACCACTGCACTACCCTTAATTTAGAATGTGTATTACCAATGCAAACCAAGATTCAGTGGCATGTTAAGTGTCTTCCATATATGTTTATGTTTGATAAACTACACCTCAAATATACAATGGCGAAATACTGCATAAACTGAATGGAGTATCTTGGTCTATACGCTGTGTGAAATGTCAGAAGCTTTAAGCAGAGCCCTTCCTATATCCACTAAAAATGGAGAAGGTGGCACTGTGACCCAATGCAATGAAGCTTTCCAACCTGTTAACACATGACTCATTCtagcccattttaaaatgtaaaacccaTTCAGCTGGGGCCATCTTTATATTTGAATGGGTATAAATGAGTGGCACTGAAAAAAGGGCATTGTGGAGACTTAAAAATCGGGTTTGAAAAATGATTTCAAGCAGGATTTAATTTTCAGCAAACCTTCATGGTGATTAAATCGAGATCCCATGCAGTTTCGCCTAAAGGGATAATTACATCTTGAAATGCATGTTGGGAACACCAGCTATTAGCACAACAACCCCCAATCCTTTGCCTTGTGTCAATCTGGTCATTTGCAATTACAGTAAACACagccaacacacacaaaaaataatacgTCAGGCAACATTCTTACGGTTTCACAAAGCATGCTGGAGTTTCAGGCGTTTTAAGAGCCGAGATCCTGCAACATTATACCTCCAGCAGAAACAAATGCATCTCTAATTCCTGGACTCTCTGGTGCTATTctcagcttcttgaaggttccAGCTTTCTTATACTTCGCTAATCACTGCTAAATATAAGGAAAACCTGATCTTTTTTTCGTTTTTGAGGGATGCTAAGCTATGTGAAGCTTGAAAATGTCAAAGTGCAATCCTTGCTTTATCATAATGCCCACTCTCAATACTAGGCCTCATCATAATCtcatttttaccattttaatgCTCTGACATACCATGTGTGAAAACTTCTAATTTACTGCATAATgcaagagagaaaaacaaaatctccTTTCTGAGCCAcagaaatgaaattgaaaaatggttaaaaagccagtacagtgcagtacagtactgtgcagatTCGGTCATGGCACGGTCATACGTCAGTAGAAGGGAGTGcagtgttacagggcagtacagtgtattacagtacagtgcagtacacacCAGAAAATTGCAAATTCCATGCAAGGGTGTGCTGGTAGCAACAAAGCCTATCTAAAGAAGAAATTTACAGAATTTCACACAGCAGATGCTATCAATTCTGCTCATCAGCGATTGCAACAAAAGAAGCAAGGTTCCTATCACATACTGTATTGAAAAGTTTCAGGATTATTTCCCGAACTACATGATATGATATTATGTAGAGCCCTTACTATTTATGGTTACTCTGTCCCAATCACCCCAGTATTTTACAGAGGACTGTCACTGTTAGATCAGCTGTATATATTCCACATACTATAAACAAACGCcttcattttatttccattttgtttgtttttgttgttacctaaaaaaaaaaaaaaggcggctGCCAGCCTGCACCTACCTCCATGGTGTGTGTTTTTCCTGAGGAGGTCTGACCGTAAGCAAAAATGGTTCCATTGTAACCTCCAAGAACATCTGTGGGAAAAGAGGATGACTAGTAAAGAGAGAGTACTACTACTAAGGACAATGTGTCTTCTCCAGAAGTTAACAGGAATGTGGGACTAAATGTtcaatcagcatttatttataatgcagaCCTACCTTTAACAATCTGCTTTGCACAGGCATTGTAAACATTTTCCTGTGAAATGTTAGGTGGGAGCACTTTGTCAAAGATATAGGGCTTGCCCTGTCAAATGAGAAGGGATAAATCATTATTAAATCACACACCCATTTCTAACCCAGTTTACTTTAAGACAGAGAAATTATCAGCTTAAACATGATTAATGCATGTTCACTTTCAGCATATCTACTGTACTTAATGAAGTATGACTTCAAACACAACGCACTGACAGTTTCTATAAGTAAATCTCCTTTTTCTGGTGTCAACAGGGAAAtgggttgaaaaaaaacaacctattaaCCTATAGTCCATTGAATTTATTGTAGCTTTTGAGCTGAAAAACACGACATACTCAAACAATTCTAACAAAGAATGAAACTAAGCCATAAAGTACTGACAGATTACATGCATGTGGGGggtctgttgttgttttaaatggaaCATCTCTATGTTGGAAAGGAGACATAcattacagctgcacacccctattggtcatttttcaaaccaccaGCTGTCTGCTTCTAAAAAATTTAGCAAGTATGGTAGGTAATAATCGAAGCAAACCCTATTGAGAATGACACGGAGCTCCCATAAGCGTTCCTTATCATTTAAACAACATGTCAAGCAGCCAGGAGGTGAACAATGTCTCTGGTGAGATGAGTCATCAGTCACCTGCTACAGCTTCTAATAAAGCTGACACTGCAGCCTCGCTTCAtcacagcacagagacactgtaCAGGGGCAAGAGGTCTGATATCTGATTAGCGCGCATATCAgctgaaggaaaacaaaaagcaaaatcaaTACACTTGGCTGGGATTCCAAAGTTTGGGATATGAAGTGAGTTTTAGTAACTTGCTACAATCTATGCCCACAAACCCATCGCTATATTTGCTAGACAAAGGgtgttcaaaaacaaaaagggaatcggtgtgttaataaataaataaataaataaataaataaaatagcattcaTTAACTACTAACTAATGCTTATGATTATGGTTAGATGATAATAGCATTAATAATAAGATTATAACACAATACTTTAATAAATTATTCCAGATACACAAAGTTAATCTCATAAAATTTTAAATTTGGATTCAACTCCCGTTTAAATCCTGTCTCTGAACAGCATTTGCAAGGGGCTTAACACaaatgacttaataataataatacacattttaataacaaaaaaatttaacCTTCAAATACTTCCGTACCTTTTCATGATGGGTGTTTTTCAAACATTGAATTTGATCAGAAATCAATATTCATTATGCACCGCCAGAATCACCTCATGTGACACAAAGATAAAAGCTATTTTAATGACATCCGTGGAGGGTCCATCACTTTATGCTCAGAAtactaatgtattcattttatcaGGCTTGGGTGACCCAAAGAACCCCCTCACAGTTTATAAACTCGTAATTAGTATGCACCTGGTGTTTGCTAACCAGTAAGAATGCCCAAGGCTATGGTAAGCAGAGAGATCCACTCCACCCCAGTGTGCAATTACTTTAGCATAATGAAATGCTTGTCATTTCTGTATGAAGAAGCCTGCAACCAGACTTAACATGTGAGCTAGGAGAACAGAAACACGTTGAAGTTAAAAAAgcagatacattatttatatacagaGGTTTATGTAGCCTTCCAGACCTTGCTAATGCTGAAGAAACCACCCAGAACTAACTCAAGTAGACAAATATCTGTCGTGTGCCTTCTTCAGTTACTAAATAAACCTGTTTTGAACTGAGGAAAACATGTAGTTAAGACATCTTTAATACGGCTGCTCAAGTTTACAAAAAATTGTGTTGAGACAAATAGTTTACTGCATAAAGGAGTTTCCAATAATATAGAATTTTGTGAATTACTGATACATTTTGTTCAAACAGGTATGAGGTTTTCTTATGGAAAATTATTAGTATATTAAACATCAAGCCTTGGTGGGAATACATTATTAGTATAGCAATACTACCAAGGGGTACTTTTTTTCCCTGTTAAGTACAATATAACAGTACTACAATTTGACTCCATCTGCAAAGATCTGTGAGGTCATGAACCAGGAAATACTACCACAAACCAAAACTTAAATGTAATCAAGGGGCTCACAGGGGAAGAGGCCTCTGCCTGTACACTCTTCAAAATTA
It contains:
- the LOC121309298 gene encoding kinesin heavy chain-like, whose amino-acid sequence is DDTVVIAGKPYIFDKVLPPNISQENVYNACAKQIVKDVLGGYNGTIFAYGQTSSGKTHTMEGKLHNPQLMGIIPRISHDIFDHIYSMDENLEFHIKVSYFEIYMDKIRDLLDVSKTNLAVHEDKNRVPYVKGCTERFVSSPEEVMDVIDEGKANRHVAVTNMNEHSSRSHSIFLINIKQENVETEKKLCGKLYLVDLAGSEKVSKTGAEGAVLDEAKNINKSLSALGNVISALAEGTKTHVPYRDSKMTRILQDSLGGNCRTTIVICCSPSVYNEAETKSTLMFGQSHSTLP